A genomic stretch from Setaria italica strain Yugu1 chromosome VII, Setaria_italica_v2.0, whole genome shotgun sequence includes:
- the LOC101771298 gene encoding uncharacterized protein LOC101771298, protein MLISATMQRLVLLALCAAATSAAASGGDVDTYSFPAFDARTEDIVAVTNTSITGLALLFGPASSSDEHYSRVNHSEGFLLLSQRVGVWRAGDVVDGGGVPEREASFNTSFSLAGSSAVAFVVLRDIYPPFLNRDGFRGPGNVTFAPDAAASGGLAAVEAGAVRAYGQYEPGVGLNVTVTPNGTAPSRTVWIEYDAAAHRLLVYVAAGATGASSRPPEALLDATIRLAAGRRTTQNASVGFFAGAVRDVIVGVRGWNMTLERLDGRISGAGEGRKKGTSCAVILLVVLGSVAVMF, encoded by the coding sequence ATGCTGATCAGTGCAACAATGCAGAGGCTTGTCCTGCTGGCGCTGTGCGCGGCAGCGacctccgccgcggcgtccggcggcgacgTGGATACCTACAGCTTCCCGGCCTTCGACGCCAGAACGGAGGACATCGTCGCCGTCACCAACACGTCCATCACCGGCCTCGCTCTCCTCTTCGGCCCCGCGTCATCATCAGATGAGCACTACTCCCGCGTTAACCACTCCGAGGGCTTCCTGCTCCTTTCCCAGAGGGTCGGCGTCTGGCgcgccggcgacgtcgtcgacggcggcggggtgccgGAGCGCGAGGCGTCGTTCAACACCAGCTTCTCGCTGGCCGGGTCCTCCGCCGTGGCGTTCGTCGTCCTCCGGGACATCTACCCGCCGTTCCTGAACCGGGACGGGTTCCGCGGCCCCGGGAACGTCACGTTCGCCCCGGACGCCGCCGCGtccggcggcctcgccgccgtcgaggccggCGCGGTGAGGGCGTACGGCCAGTACGAGCCGGGCGTGGGCCTCAACGTCACCGTCACGCCAAACGGCACAGCTCCTAGCAGGACCGTGTGGATCGAGTacgacgccgccgcgcaccgCCTGTTGGTGTACGTCGCTGCTGGCGCCACGGGCGCGTCGTCCAGGCCGCCCGAGGCCCTCCTCGACGCGACGAtcaggctcgccgccggccgccgaacCACCCAGAACGCGTCCGTCGGATTCTTCGCTGGCGCCGTCCGCGACGTCATCGTTGGCGTCCGTGGATGGAACATGACGTTGGAGAGGTTGGATGGCCGGATCTCGGGTGCCGGtgaagggaggaagaagggcaCGTCGTGCGCGGTGATACTCCTCGTCGTGCTTGGGTCGGTGGCGGTCATGTTCTGA
- the LOC101784245 gene encoding uncharacterized protein LOC101784245, giving the protein MPTLRRRNPDVHVKALEGIVSANTFFTVAVFIGITGTITPSAAIPPACVAGDDIARNFFLFEILSFGFYLLSSLVAQGMKLAVTLLAADDFYGDGDQKPPPSDDCEEMPAWRAAGPRERRRAVLRFAQPMMLLAAGCSIMGTFFLLLSMVDAIQLKFGIVSCGTPLAVGATFGLSALVVGGLIFYGSTVAYALTHYLP; this is encoded by the coding sequence ATGCCGACGCTGCGGCGGCGCAACCCGGACGTGCACGTGAAGGCGCTGGAGGGCATCGTCTCCGCCAACACCTTCTTCACGGTGGCCGTCTTCATCGGCATCACGGGCACCATCacgccctccgccgccatccCGCCCGCCTGCGTCGCGGGCGACGACATCGCGCGCAACTTCTTCCTCTTCGAGATCCTCTCCTTCGGCTTCTACCTCCTCTCCAGCCTAGTCGCGCAGGGGATGAAGCTCGCCGTCACGCTCCTAGCCGCCGACGACTtctacggcgacggcgaccagaAGCCCCCGCCGTCCGACGACTGCGAGGAGATGCCGGCGTGGCGCGCCGCGGGGCCGAGGGAGCGGAGGCGCGCCGTGCTCAGGTTCGCGCAGCCGATGATGCTGCTGGCGGCCGGGTGCTCCATCATGGGAACCTTCTTCCTGCTGCTGTCCATGGTCGACGCCATCCAGCTCAAATTCGGCATCGTCTCCTGCGGCACCCCGCTCGCCGTCGGCGCCACCTTCGGGCTCTCCGCGCTCGTCGTCGGTGGGCTCATCTTCTACGGATCCACCGTCGCCTACGCCCTCACGCACTACCTCCCCTGA
- the LOC101784639 gene encoding probable carbohydrate esterase At4g34215, producing MKPAAARRPLLLCALAAAAALSFLLVAPPPPLAAHLSTLLLTFPASPYAPRPKLLFLLAGQSNMAGRGIAPSPLPPPFRPHPRVLRLAASRRWVVAAPPLHADIDTHKACGLGPAMPFAHRLLRESGGDSSLVLGLVPSAVGGTRIWMWARGEPLYEAAVARARAALGAGGGTLGAVLWFQGESDTIELDDATAYGGRMERLVNDLRADLGIPDLLVIQVGLASGEGNYTDIVREAQKNIKLPNVILVDAIGLPLRDDQLHLSTEAHLRLGDMLGQAYLKFNSSTDSRQ from the exons atgaagccggcggcggcccggcggccgctgctgctgtgcgcgctggcggcggcggcggcgctctccttcctcctcgtcgcgccgccgccgccgctcgccgcgcacCTCTCCACCCTCCTCCTCACCTTCCCGGCCTCCCCCTACGCGCCGCGCCCCAAgctgctcttcctcctcgccggccaGTCCAACATGGCCGGCCGGGGCATCGCGCcctccccgctgccgccgccgttccgcccACACCCGCGCgtgctccgcctcgccgcctccaGGCGCTgggtcgtcgccgccccgccgctccACGCCGACATCGACACCCACAAGGCCTGCGGCCTCGGCCCCGCCATGCCCTTcgcgcaccgcctcctccgGGAGTCTGGCGGCGACTCCTCCCTCGTGCTGGGCCTCGTGCCGTCCGCGGTGGGCGGCACCAGGATCTGGATGTGGGCGAGAGGGGAGCCGCTCTACGAGGCCGCCGTCGCCCGGGCGCGCGCCGCActgggcgccggcggagggACGCTCGGCGCCGTGCTCTGGTTCCAGGGGGAGAGCGACACCATCGAGCTGGACGACGCCACGGCCTACGGTGGAAGGATGGAGCGCCTCGTCAACGATCTCAGGGCCGATCTCGGCATCCCCGACCTGCTCGTCATACAG GTTGGTCTTGCATCAGGAGAGGGGAATTACACTGATATTGTAAgggaagctcagaaaaatatcaAACTTCCTAACGTCATTCTTGTGGATGCAATTGGATTGCCACTTCGGGACGATCAGTTGCACCTCTCCACAGAAGCTCATCTCCGGCTGGGTGACATGCTGGGCCAAGCCTATTTGAAATTTAACTCATCCACAGATTCAAGACAATGA
- the LOC101783834 gene encoding uncharacterized protein LOC101783834, with translation MLLSDRMTGAIHRLAVLLLCAAAAISGGAGAARVDTFSYPAFDTTTMRDLVAASNAAILLPASLLFEHDDAFSEFNRTEGFLLLPGTVDVWRPGAGGALAVEASFNTSFTLTAAAPVAFVLLLDSLPPLHGRGGLRGFANYTSPDDGVSIAAAGGLATVEAGPVRSYGPDDPAVGLNVTVTPNVTAASRTVWIEYAAAGHRLSVRVASAGEPRPAMALIDAPLGLAGRRTTETASVGFFAAAIQDIVVGVRDWHLAVDSFEGGGKKGTAWWVILLAVLGSVAATAAVVTAVVCCLQSRLRRERNMQPPKM, from the coding sequence ATGCTGCTCTCTGATCGTATGACCGGTGCAATCCACAGGCTCGCCGTCCTGCTCCTCTGTGCGGCAGCAGCCatctccggcggcgccggggcggcgcgcgtGGACACCTTCAGCTACCCTGCCTTCGACACCACCACGATGCGGGACCTCGTGGCGGCCAGCAACGCGGCCATCCTCCTGCCGGCGTCCCTCCTTTTCGAACACGACGACGCCTTCTCCGAGTTCAACCGCACCGAGGGCTTCCTCCTGCTCCCCGGCACCGTCGACGTCTggcgccccggcgccggcggggccctGGCCGTCGAGGCCTCCTTCAACACCAGCTTCACGctgaccgccgccgcgcccgtcgcattcgtcctcctcctcgacagCCTCCCGCCGCTGCACGGCCGGGGCGGCCTCCGCGGCTTCGCCAACTACACCTCGCCCGACGACGGAGtcagcatcgccgccgccggcggcctcgcgaCCGTCGAGGCCGGCCCGGTGAGGTCGTACGGCCCGGACGACCCCGCCGTCGGCCTCAACGTCACCGTCACGCCCAACGTTACGGCGGCTAGCAGGACCGTGTGGATCGAGTACGCCGCCGCTGGACACCGTCTGTCCGTGCGCGTGGCTAGCGCCGGCGAGCCGAGGCCGGCCATGGCCCTCATCGACGCGCCACTCGGCCTCGCCGGGCGGCGCACCACCGAGACCGCGTCCGTCGGATTCTTCGCCGCCGCGATCCAGGACATCGTCGTCGGTGTCCGCGACTGGCACCTGGCGGTGGACAGCTTTGAGGGCGGCGGGAAGAAGGGCACGGCGTGGTGGGTGATACTGCTCGCGGTGCTCGGGTCTGTGGCTGCCACGGCCGCCGTTGTCACCGCGGTGGTGTGCTGCTTGCAGTCCAGGCTGCGGCGGGAGCGCAACATGCAGCCGCCGAAGATGTAG